In Kineococcus endophyticus, the following proteins share a genomic window:
- a CDS encoding GNAT family N-acetyltransferase has protein sequence MLLDDVWPVRGLKVTGPVVQLVVPDEQRLSELAALAADGVYDPQNQYLPRSPVAGWEGGEPLEAQRSFLRYVWAASADWSPTRWNLVLAAVVDDRCVGVQEVGAKDFAVTRTVSTGSWLAREHQGRGYGRAMREAVLTLAFDLGADRAESAAWSHNGPSLGVSRALGYRPNGTTVRVWRGQRHEQADLVLHRRDWVAPQGVTLSGLSDDARRFLGAPSRTDGEI, from the coding sequence GTGCTCCTCGACGACGTGTGGCCGGTGCGCGGCCTCAAGGTGACCGGGCCGGTCGTGCAGCTCGTGGTGCCCGACGAGCAACGGCTGTCCGAACTCGCAGCTCTGGCTGCCGACGGCGTCTACGACCCGCAGAACCAGTACCTGCCGCGGTCCCCGGTGGCGGGGTGGGAGGGAGGAGAACCGCTCGAAGCGCAGCGGTCCTTCCTGCGCTACGTCTGGGCCGCGTCGGCCGACTGGTCACCCACGCGGTGGAACCTGGTGCTCGCCGCCGTGGTGGACGACCGTTGCGTCGGCGTGCAGGAGGTCGGGGCGAAAGACTTCGCGGTGACCCGCACCGTGTCCACCGGTTCATGGCTCGCCCGGGAGCACCAGGGTCGCGGCTACGGCCGGGCGATGCGGGAGGCGGTGCTCACCCTCGCGTTCGACCTCGGCGCGGACCGCGCCGAGTCTGCGGCCTGGAGCCACAACGGACCGTCGTTGGGGGTTTCTCGCGCCCTCGGTTACCGGCCCAACGGCACCACCGTGCGGGTTTGGCGTGGACAGCGACACGAACAGGCCGACCTGGTGCTGCACCGCCGCGACTGGGTCGCGCCGCAGGGAGTGACCCTCAGCGGCCTGAGCGACGACGCACGCCGGTTCCTCGGCGCCCCGAGCCGCACGGACGGGGAGATCTGA
- a CDS encoding GNAT family N-acetyltransferase — MRDHLPAVPALAEKLVGVQQSLGEAGASLLVARRGPTVEGFCVLVPQGPVLEVRYLATDPTAWGAGVGRALLESVLTRARTEAFERCELWVIADNARAVALYERLGWTATERVEERGSAGRPERLFMHRFA, encoded by the coding sequence GTGCGGGACCACCTGCCCGCGGTCCCGGCGCTCGCGGAGAAGCTCGTCGGCGTTCAGCAGTCGCTGGGCGAGGCGGGTGCGTCGTTGCTCGTGGCCCGGCGCGGACCGACGGTCGAGGGTTTCTGCGTGCTGGTCCCGCAGGGGCCTGTTCTCGAGGTCCGCTACCTGGCCACCGATCCCACGGCGTGGGGGGCCGGGGTGGGGCGGGCGTTGTTGGAGAGCGTACTAACCCGCGCGCGGACGGAGGCATTCGAGCGGTGTGAGCTGTGGGTCATCGCCGACAACGCGCGGGCGGTCGCCCTCTACGAGCGGTTGGGTTGGACGGCGACCGAGCGGGTCGAGGAGCGCGGCTCGGCCGGGCGACCGGAACGCCTGTTCATGCACCGGTTCGCGTGA